In Bacillus cereus ATCC 14579, a single window of DNA contains:
- a CDS encoding SIR2 family protein has translation MKIEQLAISPVFFVSSRISRRYFNAPDWESLLREVRDTWDRSFDYYLQSFKAGDKYELEKLAEKLCDMYYEKLADEQLEPNKDKIYYFKKRITDIINEYFYSHMDSFDDNHEIEAFKKTSPSAVITTNYDLFLESMFPDYDVYIGQQSLLSTNLGAVGEIYKIHGCVSDINSIVISETDYKNFEQRELYLNAKLLTLFLEYPIIFLGYSLSDRNVLSTLTSIIKMLPQEKVNELSNRIWFVRRNEHEEDYVKTERINLGEGLFIDVETFYLNDFSNLYNILSTNKIQKLPMKFLKYLKANVYKVTSSQVYNPKLLNVNLTDIHKINDFENINNIIGLSFSTDNKNTKDILTKRDIIEAILQQEECEYSESAIKFLLHNYNTRLPIHFFTQGIEKDNLEELIDSAEVSELARETVRSRLYNKQDYKINIGKNNNYSFNRQDIFDIELQKECLHEFIDRYCMDREILLSSYNTVMKYFLLELIRNRLDELIQSEEILITYRTFILQCLTHLEEEDIQSNITGIIRLLKRLDNQTYEADYRKVICYVDQILYFG, from the coding sequence ATGAAAATTGAACAACTTGCAATATCACCTGTTTTTTTTGTAAGTTCAAGAATTTCTAGACGATATTTTAATGCTCCAGACTGGGAAAGTTTATTGCGCGAGGTTCGGGATACATGGGATAGAAGCTTTGACTATTATTTACAAAGTTTTAAAGCGGGGGATAAATACGAGTTAGAAAAGCTAGCAGAGAAATTATGTGATATGTATTATGAGAAATTGGCGGATGAACAATTAGAACCTAATAAAGATAAGATTTATTATTTTAAGAAGAGAATTACTGACATAATAAATGAATATTTTTATAGTCATATGGATTCCTTTGATGATAATCATGAGATTGAGGCTTTTAAAAAAACTAGTCCATCAGCAGTAATTACAACTAATTATGACTTATTTTTAGAGAGCATGTTTCCAGATTATGATGTTTATATTGGACAACAATCATTACTTTCTACTAACTTGGGAGCAGTTGGTGAAATATATAAGATACATGGCTGTGTCTCAGATATTAATAGCATAGTAATATCTGAAACAGATTATAAAAATTTTGAACAGAGAGAATTATATTTAAATGCTAAGTTACTTACTTTATTTTTAGAATATCCAATTATATTTTTAGGTTATAGTTTAAGTGATAGAAATGTTTTAAGCACTTTAACTTCTATTATTAAAATGTTACCTCAGGAGAAAGTAAATGAACTTTCTAATAGAATTTGGTTTGTAAGAAGAAATGAACATGAGGAAGATTATGTGAAAACGGAAAGGATTAACCTTGGTGAAGGTTTGTTTATTGATGTAGAAACTTTTTATTTAAATGATTTTTCAAATTTATATAATATACTATCTACAAATAAAATTCAAAAGTTGCCCATGAAGTTTTTGAAGTATCTAAAGGCTAATGTATATAAAGTAACCTCAAGCCAGGTATATAATCCTAAATTATTGAATGTGAATTTAACTGATATCCATAAAATTAATGATTTTGAAAATATCAACAACATCATAGGTCTAAGTTTTAGTACAGATAACAAAAATACAAAGGATATACTTACAAAAAGAGATATAATAGAGGCAATTTTACAACAAGAAGAATGTGAATATAGCGAATCTGCTATAAAATTTTTACTGCACAATTATAACACACGGTTGCCGATACATTTTTTTACTCAAGGAATTGAAAAGGATAATTTAGAAGAGCTAATTGATTCTGCCGAAGTTTCAGAGTTGGCTCGAGAAACAGTAAGAAGTAGATTATATAATAAACAAGATTATAAAATAAATATAGGTAAAAATAACAACTATAGTTTTAACAGGCAAGACATATTCGATATTGAATTACAAAAAGAATGTTTGCATGAGTTTATTGATAGATATTGTATGGATAGAGAAATATTACTATCTTCTTATAATACTGTTATGAAATACTTTTTATTAGAATTAATAAGAAATAGATTAGATGAGTTAATTCAAAGTGAAGAAATTTTGATTACATATAGGACATTTATTTTACAATGCTTAACTCATTTAGAAGAAGAAGATATACAAAGTAATATTACAGGGATAATAAGATTGTTAAAGAGACTTGATAATCAAACTTATGAAGCAGATTATAGGAAAGTTATTTGTTATGTCGACCAAATTTTATATTTTGGATAA
- a CDS encoding tyrosine-type recombinase/integrase, with amino-acid sequence MKGSVKKDKKTGKYFYIVDIDIDPLTGKRKQKKKRGFTSKKEAENALTNLLSEVHTGTYVEPSKLSYGEYLESWFNTKRHSVGIQTAKVLKGYLNSRIIPSLGNIKLAKLTSLHMQNYVNSLRDEGLKRGTIEKIIKVIRNSLEHAIDLELITKNVAAKTKLPKADKEELTVWNEQEVQLFLKAAQDGRYSIVFHMALVTGMRQGELLGLRWKDVDLEKGHLIISQTLSHDGKTFLVGGKTKSSLRKILLPASTIAKLKKHRAVILKEKLSQGEEYQDNDLVMCTPSGTPINPANVRRSLNALIQKAAVPKIRFHDLRHTHATLLLAKGVNVKVISERLGHSNIKITLDTYSHVLPTMQEDAVNKMEEIL; translated from the coding sequence ATGAAGGGAAGCGTCAAAAAAGATAAGAAAACAGGAAAGTATTTTTATATTGTAGATATTGATATCGACCCTCTAACAGGAAAGAGAAAGCAAAAGAAGAAAAGGGGGTTCACTAGTAAGAAAGAAGCAGAAAATGCCTTAACAAATCTGCTCTCAGAAGTTCATACTGGAACATATGTAGAACCTAGCAAACTCTCTTATGGTGAATATCTTGAGAGTTGGTTTAATACGAAGAGGCACAGTGTTGGTATCCAAACAGCAAAAGTGCTGAAAGGGTATTTAAACAGTCGTATCATTCCTTCTTTAGGTAATATCAAACTAGCTAAGTTAACATCATTGCATATGCAAAACTACGTCAATTCACTACGAGATGAAGGTTTAAAGCGAGGGACAATTGAGAAGATAATCAAAGTCATTCGGAACTCTCTTGAACATGCAATAGATTTGGAGTTAATTACTAAAAATGTTGCAGCAAAAACGAAGTTACCTAAAGCTGATAAGGAAGAATTAACGGTGTGGAACGAGCAGGAAGTGCAGTTGTTCTTGAAAGCCGCACAGGACGGCAGGTACTCTATTGTCTTTCATATGGCTCTTGTAACTGGAATGCGGCAAGGTGAATTGCTAGGCTTGCGATGGAAAGATGTTGATTTAGAAAAGGGACATTTGATTATCAGCCAAACGTTAAGTCATGACGGGAAGACGTTCTTGGTTGGAGGAAAGACGAAATCAAGTTTAAGAAAGATACTATTACCTGCATCCACAATAGCAAAGTTAAAGAAACATAGAGCAGTCATATTAAAAGAGAAGCTGAGTCAAGGTGAGGAGTATCAAGACAATGACTTAGTGATGTGTACTCCTTCTGGAACACCAATTAATCCTGCTAATGTTAGAAGAAGTTTAAACGCTTTGATTCAGAAAGCAGCTGTTCCTAAGATTCGCTTTCATGATTTACGCCATACACATGCAACTCTGTTATTGGCTAAAGGTGTGAATGTGAAGGTAATTTCCGAGCGTTTAGGACATAGTAACATCAAAATCACATTAGACACTTATTCGCATGTACTGCCAACGATGCAAGAAGATGCGGTTAACAAAATGGAAGAGATTTTGTAG